A single region of the Lotus japonicus ecotype B-129 chromosome 4, LjGifu_v1.2 genome encodes:
- the LOC130715391 gene encoding uncharacterized protein LOC130715391 isoform X1: protein MSNSFRSDSDAPSSVEELVHLGTGFRQHRKEKDVLRSSQSQSFQPIRILERYEKSSPGALTDDKKHIQRLEKELLNCFQEIDFLQDRLNARNTDVNYLEERVRNLELKLEEMGDLQEEVFSLREELRRSNSKQFSLTQELETKEIELEQSAFSIEKLEDSFSSIALESQFEVESMKLDMMALEQSLFEAKKTQDEALEESNRLSRLIDELQYALQDTQQTITSLNEENRELREKLDAANMNTRLFSRKVGDWLENKNRSHLKRKPSLSEQESKPEDIRTCGEVLGPLLGRLAMILGPAADLKGKMEMPHQIQEYELLLKNLKEELREEKLKAKEEAEDLVQEMAELRYQFTGLLEEECKRRACIEHASLQRISELEAQLQREQKTP, encoded by the exons ATGTCAAATAGCTTCAGAAGTGATAGTGATGCTCCCTCAAGTGTGGAGGAACTTGTTCACCTTGGAACAGGATTTAGACAG CATAGAAAAGAGAAGGATGTTTTAAGAAGTTCTCAATCCCAAAGCTTTCAACCAATCCGG ATACTAGAGCGATATGAAAAATCATCACCGGGAGCTCTTACAGATGATAAGAAACACATCCAGAGGTTGGAAAAGGAGCTGCTGAATTGTTTTCAAGAAATTG ATTTTCTTCAGGATCGTCTCAATGCAAGGAACACTGATGTGAACTATCTCGAAGAGCGTGTTCGTAACCTTGAACTAAAACTGGAGGAGATGGGAGATCTTCAAGAGGAGGTTTTCAGCTTAAGGGAGGAACTAAGAAGATCAAATTCAAAGCAATTTTCCTTAACCCAAGAACTAGAGACTAAAGAAATAGAATTAGAGCAGTCAGCTTTCTCCATAGAGAAACTGGAGGATTCATTTTCATCCATAGCATTAGAGTCCCAGTTTGAAGTAGAAAGCATGAAGCTTGATATGATGGCCTTGGAACAGAGTTTATTTGAGGCAAAAAAAACCCAGGATGAAGCTTTGGAGGAAAGTAATAGACTGAGTAGACTGATTGATGAGCTCCAGTATGCATTGCAGGATACACAACAAACCATCACATCTCTAAATGAAGAAAATAGGGAACTCAGAGAGAAGCTGGATGCTGCCAACATGAATACTAGACTTTTTTCTCGAAAGGTTGGTGATTGGCtggagaacaagaacagatCACATCTCAAGAGAAAACCTTCCTTGAGTGAACAAGAGAGCAAACCAGAGGACATAAG AACTTGTGGAGAAGTATTGGGTCCACTCCTTGGAAGATTGGCCATGATCTTAGGTCCAGCTGCAGATTTGAAAGGGAAGATGGAAATGCCACATCAGATCCAAGAATATGAATTACTTTTGAAGAATCTTAAG GAAGAATTAAGAGAGGAAAAGTTGAAggccaaagaagaagcagaggaCTTAGTCCAGGAAATGGCAGAGCTGAGATACCAATTCACAGGTTTGCTAGAAGAAGAATGTAAGCGCCGTGCTTGTATTGAACATGCATCCTTACAAAGGATTTCTGAGTTAGAGGCTCAG cTTCAAAGAGAGCAGAAAACCCCTTAA
- the LOC130715391 gene encoding uncharacterized protein LOC130715391 isoform X2, with product MSNSFRSDSDAPSSVEELVHLGTGFRQHRKEKDVLRSSQSQSFQPIRILERYEKSSPGALTDDKKHIQRLEKELLNCFQEIDFLQDRLNARNTDVNYLEERVRNLELKLEEMGDLQEEVFSLREELRRSNSKQFSLTQELETKEIELEQSAFSIEKLEDSFSSIALESQFEVESMKLDMMALEQSLFEAKKTQDEALEESNRLSRLIDELQYALQDTQQTITSLNEENRELREKLDAANMNTRLFSRKVGDWLENKNRSHLKRKPSLSEQESKPEDIRTCGEVLGPLLGRLAMILGPAADLKGKMEMPHQIQEYELLLKNLKN from the exons ATGTCAAATAGCTTCAGAAGTGATAGTGATGCTCCCTCAAGTGTGGAGGAACTTGTTCACCTTGGAACAGGATTTAGACAG CATAGAAAAGAGAAGGATGTTTTAAGAAGTTCTCAATCCCAAAGCTTTCAACCAATCCGG ATACTAGAGCGATATGAAAAATCATCACCGGGAGCTCTTACAGATGATAAGAAACACATCCAGAGGTTGGAAAAGGAGCTGCTGAATTGTTTTCAAGAAATTG ATTTTCTTCAGGATCGTCTCAATGCAAGGAACACTGATGTGAACTATCTCGAAGAGCGTGTTCGTAACCTTGAACTAAAACTGGAGGAGATGGGAGATCTTCAAGAGGAGGTTTTCAGCTTAAGGGAGGAACTAAGAAGATCAAATTCAAAGCAATTTTCCTTAACCCAAGAACTAGAGACTAAAGAAATAGAATTAGAGCAGTCAGCTTTCTCCATAGAGAAACTGGAGGATTCATTTTCATCCATAGCATTAGAGTCCCAGTTTGAAGTAGAAAGCATGAAGCTTGATATGATGGCCTTGGAACAGAGTTTATTTGAGGCAAAAAAAACCCAGGATGAAGCTTTGGAGGAAAGTAATAGACTGAGTAGACTGATTGATGAGCTCCAGTATGCATTGCAGGATACACAACAAACCATCACATCTCTAAATGAAGAAAATAGGGAACTCAGAGAGAAGCTGGATGCTGCCAACATGAATACTAGACTTTTTTCTCGAAAGGTTGGTGATTGGCtggagaacaagaacagatCACATCTCAAGAGAAAACCTTCCTTGAGTGAACAAGAGAGCAAACCAGAGGACATAAG AACTTGTGGAGAAGTATTGGGTCCACTCCTTGGAAGATTGGCCATGATCTTAGGTCCAGCTGCAGATTTGAAAGGGAAGATGGAAATGCCACATCAGATCCAAGAATATGAATTACTTTTGAAGAATCTTAAG AATTAA